The genomic segment AAGAAATGCTCCCCGCTTGACCTTTTCCGTTTTTCAGCTCAACGACCCCGACAACCACATTCACCGAGTAGATTTATTAGTAGCTCGTCTCAAATGTAGAACGTTGTAGCAGTTCGCTCGGAGCAAAGAGGCGAGTTAGTTAGGCCACCCGATGTCATCGTGACAAATCCAGAAGCCCTTTCGCCGGGCCGCGCGAGGCTATTTTCATCAGCTCGTAATAAAAGTTACTGCCCAGAGTGTTCTCTTGaactttttcaaaacaatacaaatactgGACTTCATTCAGCACAAGTCGGGATCCAGAGGCCAGATGTGGTTCACTCAAGCAAATACCAAAGTGTGTTTACTTTGTTTCTTACTAAAtgggtttgttttcatttgggcAGAAAGTCGATATCAGAGGTCATCAACGTTTTTTggaactgagagctacttctgtacgctcatataaaaaaaaataaagccatttgaacttacttaatttgaacatctACATTCAAATGCGATAAGCTAACATTTGATTATTGTTTAGGaaaatggagggggggggggctacctggtgccatgttggtgacccttgATCTATAACAAAATGTCAACTTTCAGCatatgttagtttttttccaccACCAAATCTGTTAATACACATTGAGCAATAGTGATGTGGTTCAGTACTAAAATATCACTGACGGCAGATCTTTACGCTCTAAAATGGATTCTTAAATAAAAATCTCAATATTCTCAATATATCTCAATCATTTGAGATCATTTATATCAGAAAGTCACTAACCCATTGAGATCTTGACTAGCTGTTACTATCATCTCTCACCTGCTACAGACAAGTTGTAGAGATTTTAGTCTCAGACTGAGATTTAAGCCTGGcccctttgtttgcaatgtttCCGGTTGTTGGGGGTTACCCTAGCCCTAGCCCTGTTGGTTGTGTCACGTCACCGCAAAGACTAATATAATGTCAAATAATAGACAAATATACCAAGACTAATATAATATCAAACGCTTTCTATTGTCGTAAGGCTAGAGATTGCTACCTTATACGAAAGGATCGAGATGACGGAGTTGTTCAGAAGAATAAACACAGTTATGAAATAGGTCATGAAAAAACTACACGCTTCAACAAATAGCTGCATGAGTTCAGCTTGGAGTAGCAGTACCGATCGTCTCACATTGGCAAAAGGGCTCGGATTTATTCCGGGAAGGTTTCCTAACGAGTTGAACGTTTCAAGTGGGTTACATAGACCAGGTGTCATTAGATTATACAGAGCAAATGCGCCAACTTGGATAAGGATTGATTAAAACAAGGGCTGCGACCaacaatcattattttttttaattaatccattatttttgaatttgctttttttttttcctctccaaaaagaggacattatttcaaattgatagCGCTGAAATCGGACATACATAATTTGATGACCATTCCGTTCCTGCTTTGGTCCGTAATGTAAAAAAACTCGTTATTTTCCAAAGTAGAAGCAGCAGTTTGCAAATGTCGCATTTCGATTAGACACAAAGATAATCCGTATGCTTTCATGGAAGACGACAGAAATCAGAGAGTTAATCATCTTCTTAATAAGAAGCTGAAGTTAAGCAAGGTCTCCTTTCAAGAGTTTTGACTGATTATCAAACGTTTGTCGCACCTCTCGATAAAACTAGCGACAAAATGTATCGAATTGTCTTCAAGTGTTGAAAGtctattttcaaatgtagcGAATCAAGTGAAATCTCACGTGGACGAACGGGGCCGCGAGTAAGTTGTCCCCCTCGTGTGACGTACAGCTGGTGGGCCTGCTGCTGATCGGCGTGGCGGCGTGGGGGAAGGGTTTCGGCTTGGTGTCCAGCATCCACGTCATCGGCGGCGTGATCGCCGTGGGAGTCTTCCTCTTGCTCATCGCCGCGGTGGGCCTCGTCGGAGCCGTCCGCCACCACCAAGTCGTGCTTTTCTTCGTATCCTTTCTCCACGTCGCTCGGCGCATTGAAAGGCGCGTGAATGTTTCTTTGACGTCTGGCCTCCCAGTACATGGTCATTCTTTTCATCGTCTTCCTATTTCAATTCGGAGTGTCCTGCTCCTGCCTGGCGATGAACCGCGGCCAGCAGGTGAGTCCGCTGTCTGCCGTCCTTCCGTCTTCGTGCGTACCTGACCTCCATTCTCTTTTGGATGAAACTAAGATCCAACTGTGAACTTTCCAGGTGAacctaatttgaccttctcttttGAATGCGGACGTGCAGCTTCTCAGTGTTTCAGTAGATTTTGCGCAACTTGCCGTTCGTCAAcgaggagctgaatggcaaaattgaAAGCCCTAAATTTCCAGGTCAAATTAGAATGGAAACGGCCCTGTTCATCACGCCGCTCAcgttttgacatcatgagaccaagacgaccACACGGTCGATCAGCGGTTCCTCGCCGTCCGgcaggaagtggccactgagctccCTTTACCACGGCGTCGTcggcaggttgcaacagagaccGGAAGACTCACAGAAAGACATACAAGCGGGCGCTCTTTGTAACGTTTTATGGATCAAACGCCAGCTTTTGAATTTAGCCGTTCAGCTCATTGTTAGAAAACAGCAAGTTGTACATAAAGTACTAAAACGCTGAAGGGTCCAACTTTCAGTCCACTCGAAAGGGTACAAGTGCGTCTTCGTGCCATCCCGAAGCTTCACCCGAAAGCTTTTCGGGGCGTGACTTCTCTCTGTTCCTCTTGACTTGGGAGTTTTGCTTTAGCCCCCATGCTAATTTCTTGGCGACACTATTGTTTACAAGGGTGTGAATCTCAAGAACGtgtcaaatgtactgtaatgtgTTTCACGAGTTCAAATCAAAGGCTGAAACACAGTGAAATATTCCATTTCTATTTGGATTATAGTTAACAAGAAAAACCAATTTACCATCTCAAGAAATGTGAATATTACATACACAATCCAAATCATTTGGTTAGGGATTGGCCTTTTTGAAAAGTACTCCTGTGTCTGTTTCATCTGttgaactttttgaattgaatgagTGAAACAGATGAGTTTTTCTATGATTTTCAAATTTCTTGAGATGCTCTTGTAGGCATGTGGAAACTTTGAAATGAAGATGGATTTATTGCTGTACATTGCATGACCAGTGGTAAGTTTGGTACCGCTCTCCCAGTTGTCACGTCAAGACAAGACACGCTCATACTGAAATCTCACTGGCTCGATGTACGCGCGGTTGTAGAGACGAATAAGCACGGGGCTAAGAATCCTTGATCTGCTTTTCCAGGAAGGACTTCTGAACTCTGCGTGGGGAATGCTGGAAAATAAGACCAAGACCGACTTGGAGAGTCAGCTCGACTGCTGCGGGCTGCTCAACGTCACCAGCCACCGAGCGCAGTTCGAGCAGGATCTGCAGAACTGTCCCGCCGTAAGTCTGGAAACGTCACGTACGACCTGCGCTTGATTACGTCGCTCGATAAATAGCCTTGTGAGCGGCGTACCGCAGTGCGTAGCCACGGTTTTCCTTGGTTTTACTCAGTTTGTGCCAACGGCTTGAGCTCGGCAGACAGCTTGCGGCTTTGCGGCGCCGCAGACCAAAGAAAGACCTTATctgctgtttttgtgtcttGGACTGCAGTTATGCAAGAAGAATACTTCATGCTACACCTGCGGGGATATGATGCTGCACCATGCCAGCGAGGCGCTCAAGATCCTCGGAGGCGTCGGGCTCTTCTTCAGCTTCACGGAGGTGAGCGGCGCTTCAATCTCTTGCTAACTCCGAAACGCCCGAAATGAGGTGTTTAAAGTCGGTGCACTGAAGCGCAGTCTGCGTCAAGTGGAAATATTCTAATACCGGAGTCTTCAAATACTGCAGTGAACACTGAGAAATCCAGAAATCCTGGTtgctatcaaaacaatgttAATTGAGATATTTAACATAGAAAAGTATCAGATTTAAATGGAAACCCGAGGAAGCTTGCGCGCATTGCCGTTGACTTGCCTAACGCATTGGAGAAAATGAAGTAAAGGAtcgggaccgagccctgccaccACGAGCGGAAAAGCACAAGTAACACCTTTTCCTGACATTCGGGCTGTGGCAA from the Phycodurus eques isolate BA_2022a chromosome 1, UOR_Pequ_1.1, whole genome shotgun sequence genome contains:
- the tspan31 gene encoding tetraspanin-31 isoform X1, with translation MHFERLMPPANKEKKKKTKKKKKKKKSALYRNRKFANGHVLTSRVPHVRKIDESKAQPRFLLRFGLQSAAAMVCGGFTCSKNALCSLNVVYMLVGLLLIGVAAWGKGFGLVSSIHVIGGVIAVGVFLLLIAAVGLVGAVRHHQVVLFFYMVILFIVFLFQFGVSCSCLAMNRGQQEGLLNSAWGMLENKTKTDLESQLDCCGLLNVTSHRAQFEQDLQNCPALCKKNTSCYTCGDMMLHHASEALKILGGVGLFFSFTEILGVWLAVRYRNQKDPRANPSAFL
- the tspan31 gene encoding tetraspanin-31 isoform X2 → MWFTQANTKLVGLLLIGVAAWGKGFGLVSSIHVIGGVIAVGVFLLLIAAVGLVGAVRHHQVVLFFYMVILFIVFLFQFGVSCSCLAMNRGQQEGLLNSAWGMLENKTKTDLESQLDCCGLLNVTSHRAQFEQDLQNCPALCKKNTSCYTCGDMMLHHASEALKILGGVGLFFSFTEILGVWLAVRYRNQKDPRANPSAFL